From Scatophagus argus isolate fScaArg1 chromosome 2, fScaArg1.pri, whole genome shotgun sequence, a single genomic window includes:
- the LOC124049275 gene encoding axin-1-like: MSVVRELHGIGYRGGGGVVTSLSGPTHFTEDAPRPPVPGEEGSDVDPPVQSANTRPNPLSQTLCYLPSSSSSKMGDPSSYTPSSSSATPRRPDLDLGYEPEGSASPTPPYLKWAESLHSLLDDQEGIQLFRNFLCQEGCADLLDFWFACSGFRKTNQEKRAKLAKAIYRKYIVDGSGIVSRQIKAATKSFIRDCVGRPHPDPAMFEQAQIEIQGMIEENTYPLFLKSDLYLEYTRTGGESPKPNPSDQSPSSGPSKPVPGYLPTLTEDEEWRCGGGGGGGGGVREMEEEKDEEEECGDTPAGRLTHSLLMQTAPQRASANRRRQDSREYRPWREPVNPYYANMGYARAPATSANDSEQQSMSSDADTLSLTDSSVDGIPPYRYRKQHRKEMHESAKANGRVPLPHIPRTYRMPKDIHVEPERFAAELISRLETVLREREAQERLEERLKRVRLEEEGDDADISMTTSMSSHSIPLPLPSSFPPLYGARYSETTANTATVATYGGLVAMEDSHDDDPESILDEHVQRVMKTPGCQSPGATNSTLGGGGRHTPPKSSRSPDGGTGPPHYPPHRGGGHSLPAAGVKGVHHHKQLYHHRGREGQDEAGSRSQANFMWNGDPASQYAGRSRNYADGAGASTLEGMGYSSKGSTLSRRSCKKASETSGKGDENGRGLEAQVPLEDLERNQKILQWMMEGDRQRKSSHGGSTSSSRRTAASSESPRPTSVERPGAVHPWVSAQLRNNPSSVSPAIPGSSSTQVQPSHPFIQDPAMPPNPAPNPLTQLEEARRRLEEERRRNALQQAKQRHKSGKRQVCENMTVAYYFCGEPIPYRTSVKGRVVTLGQFKELLTKKGHYRFYFKKVSDEFDCGVVFEEVRDDDAILPIFEEKIIGKVEKVD, encoded by the exons ATGAGTGTTGTCAGAGAATTACATGGGATTGGGTACCGGGGAGGTGGTGGGGTTGTGACCTCTCTGAGTGGCCCTACCCACTTTACTGAAGATGCTCCACGCCCCCCGGTTCCTGGTGAGGAGGGATCTGATGTGGACCCCCCAGTCCAGTCAGCTAACACCCGTCCAAACCCCCTTTCCCAGACCCTCTGCTATCTCCCGTCATCCTCGTCATCAAAAATGGGGGATCCATCAAGCTACACACCTTCCTCATCGTCTGCGACCCCGCGTCGCCCTGATCTGGACTTGGGGTATGAACCTGAGGGCTCTGCTTCACCAACTCCACCTTACCTGAAGTGGGCAGAGTCACTTCACTCTCTCTTAGATGACCAGGAAGGCATCCAGCTGTTCCGAAACTTCCTGTGCCAGGAAGGGTGTGCAGACCTTCTCGACTTCTGGTTTGCTTGCTCGGGTTTCAGGAAGACCAACCAAGAGAAGAGGGCAAAGCTGGCCAAGGCCATCTACAGGAAGTACATTGTAGATGGAAGTGGGATTGTCTCCAGGCAGATCAAAGCAGCCACCAAGAGCTTCATCAGAGACTGTGTAGGAAGGCCACATCCAGACCCTGCCATGTTTGAACAG gCTCAGATAGAGATCCAGGGCATGATAGAGGAGAACACCTACCCTTTGTTTCTTAAGTCGGATCTGTACCTGGAGTACACGCGTACAGGAGGAGAGAGCCCCAAGCCTAACCCCAGTGATCAGAGCCCTTCATCAGGTCCATCCAAGCCTGTGCCCGGATACTTACCCACGCTCACTGAGGATGAGGAGTGGAG gtgtggaggaggaggaggaggaggaggaggagtgagggagatggaggaagagaaagatgaggaggaggagtgtggaGACACACCAGCTGGTAGGCTGACTCATAGCCTGCTGATGCAGACGGCACCGCAGAGAGCCTCAGCCAACAGGCGGAGGCAGGACAGCAGGgagtacag GCCTTGGCGCGAGCCAGTAAACCCATACTACGCTAATATGGGCTACGCTCGCGCTCCAGCAACCAGTGCCAATGACAGTGAGCAACAGAGCATGTCGAGTGATGCAGACACACTGTCTTTGACCGACAGCAGTGT AGATGGTATTCCTCCATACAGATATCGGAAGCAGCATCGCAAGGAGATGCATGAAAGTGCCAAAGCTAATGGACGTGTACCCCTACCTCATATACCT CGCACGTACCGCATGCCAAAGGACATCCACGTAGAGCCTGAGAGGTTTGCTGCAGAGCTCATCAGCAGGCTGGAGACGgttctcagagagagagaggctcaGGAAAGACTCGAAGAGAGGCTGAAGAGAGTACGACTG gaagaagagggggaCGATGCTGATATCTCCATGACAACCTCCATGTCTTCTCATAGCATACCACTCCCCCTCCCCTcatcatttcctcctctctatGGTGCCCGTTACTCAGAGACCACTGCTAACACGGCAACGGTCGCCACATATGGCGGCCTGGTCGCCATGGAGGATTCCCATGACGACGACCCGGAATCTATTCTGGATGAGCATGTGCAACGCGTGATGAAGACGCCGGGCTGCCAGTCGCCAGGGGCAACCAACAGCACCTTAGGAGGAGGGGGTCGACACACTCCTCCCAAGTCATCGCGTTCACCTGACGGAGGGACTGGGCCGCCTCACTACCCACCACACCGAGGGGGAGGTCACAGTCTACCCGCTGCTGGGGTCAAAG GTGTGCATCACCACAAGCAGCTGTatcaccacagaggaagagaaggacaggATGAGGCGGGCTCCAGGTCTCAGGCCAACTTCATGTGGAACGGAGACCCAGCCAGCCAGTACGCAGGGAGAAGTCGGAACTACGCCGATGGGGCTGGAGCCAGCACGCTCGAGGGCATGGGTTACAG TAGTAAAGGTAGCACGCTGTCACGGCGAAGTTGTAAGAAGGCATCAGAGACATCAGGCAAAGGTGACGAGAATGGGCGTGGCCTGGAGGCCCAGGTGCCACTGGAGGATCTCGAGAGAAACCAGAAGATCCTGCAGTGGATGAtggaaggagacagacagaggaagagctCACATGG CGgcagcaccagcagctccagGCGGACGGCAGCCAGCAGCGAGTCACCACGTCCGACCTCAGTGGAGCGACCTGGAGCCGTGCACCCCTGGGTATCTGCCCAGCTGCGTAACAATCCCTCCTCGGTGTCCCCCGCCATCCCCGGCTCATCATCCACCCAGGTCCAGCCCTCGCACCCTTTCATCCAGGACCCAGCTATGCCCCCCAACCCGGCTCCCAACCCCCTCACCCAGCTGGAGGAGGCTaggaggaggctggaggaggagaggaggaggaacgCACTGCAGCAGGCCAAGCAGAG GCATAAGTCTGGTAAACGCCAAGTGTGTGAGAACATGACGGTCGCTTACTACTTCTGTGGAGAGCCAATCCCTTATCGAACATCAGTCAAAGGTCGGGTGGTGACTTTGGGCCAGTTCAAGGAGCTGCTTACCAAAAAGGGCCATTACAG GTTCTACTTTAAGAAAGTGAGCGATGAGTTTGACTGCGGTGTCGTGTTCGAGGAGGTGCGTGACGATGACGCTATCTTGCCCATCTTCGAGGAGAAGATCATTGGGAAGGTGGAGAAGGTTGACTGA